In the genome of Marinomonas algicola, the window ACTGCATCGAGTAATATATGCGCGAGATTTTTAATCACCTCACTATCATAATAAAAAAACGGTAAATAACCCTATTGGGGAGTCACCATGTTTGCACACATACCAGCTGCTCCAGCTGATCCAATTCTTGGCTTAAACGACGCTTATAATAACGATAACAACCCACATAAAATCAATTTAGGGGTGGGTGTTTACAAAGATGAGCAAGGCAACACACCTATTTTGCAATCGGTAAAACAAGCAGAAGAACGTTTATTAACAGAAGAATCAACCAAAAGCTATTTGAGCATTGAAGGAACTGAAACGTACAGACAATGCGTTCAAGCACTGCTGTTTGGTGAAGATCATCCTATTCTCGCTAAGAAATTGGCACATACGGCACATACACCCGGAGGAACTGGGGCGTTACGAGTAGCCGCTGAATTCATTAAGAAACACTTACCCGAAGCGACGGTTTGGGTGAGTAACCCGACGTGGGCTAACCATCAAGCTATTTTCCAATCTGTTGGTTTAGAAGTAGGCAGCTACGCCTACTACGATGCGGCGACCAAAAGTCTTGATTTTGAATCTTTATTGGCGAGCCTATCGCAAATTCCTGAAGGTGATGTCGTTCTCTTTCACGGCTGTTGCCACAATCCCACAGGTATCGATCCAACCAAAGAGCAATGGCAGCAATTAGCAAAATTATGCGGCAAGCAAGGATTCTTACCCTTATTCGATTTTGCGTATCAAGGCTTCGGTGTCGGTTTAGAGGAAGACGCTCAAGGACTACGTACCTTTACAGCACAAGTGCCTGAGATGCTAATTGCCAGTTCATTTTCAAAAAACTTCGGTTTATACAATGAACGTGTTGGCGCATTAACCATTGTTTGTGAAACCTCTGATCATGCCAATGCGGCCTTCACTCAAATTAAACGTGCCGCGAGAACAAACTATTCTAATCCACCAGCACACGGTGCTTCTATTGTGTCCGAAATTCTGTCAAACAAAGTACTACGTAGTTTGTGGGAAATGGAATTACAAAGTATGCGAACCCGTATACATGATATGCGAGGGCTCTTTGTTAGTACATTACGCTCAAAAGGTGTTGAACAAGACTTCTCCTTTATTTCAAAACAACAAGGCATGTTTTCTTTTTCAGGCTTAAACCCTGAACAGGTATCTCAATTAAGAAAACAATTTGGTATTTATATTGTTGGCTCTGGACGTATCAACGTTGCAGGCATGACACATGAAAATATGGATCCTTTATGTTCAGCTATTGCGGAAATACTCAACCAGAGTTAGTCTGAATAAGTATCACTATTTTTATCAGAGGGGTAGATCGTTGATTTATCTCTCTAATTTCAAAATACTAATTTATTGAGAGCGAAGAATGTCAGCCACATTAATTTATTGTTATGACCCTATGTGTAGCTGGTGCTGGGGCTTTAAACCAACATGGACAGCACTGCAAAAAGCGCTGCAGCCAATGATTGAATCGAAAGAAATTTTAATCGATTACATGCTGGGAGGCTTAGCCGTTGATTCAAATGAACCAATGCCAATGCCTATGCAAACCATGTTACATGGCACTTGGGAGCGCATTTCAGATCAATTAGGAACCGAATTTAACTTTAATTTTTGGACGGAATGTCAACCAAGACGTTCAACTTATCCGGCATGCAGAGCCTGTTTTGTTGCAAGAGATCAAAACCTTGAGGCAGAAATGGTACTCGCTATACAAGAAGCCTATTATCTCAAAGCAAAGAACCCTTCGGATGTAGACACATTGAGTGATTGTGCTGAACACATTGGACTGAACCCAATTGAGTTTCAAAAAGCCATGCAACATACAAAAGACCAAGGTTTATTAGAAAAAGAGATCAGCAGTGCTCGTAGCTTAGGGCTGAACTCATTTCCATCTCTAGCGGTGTTAAAAGGCGACAAATTAACCCATATCCAAATTGATTATAAAGACCCAATGACTATGCTAAACAATATTAAAGCGGCGATACAACCCACACCCAGATAAGCCGTATCGTCACCCAGAGCCACTCTTTTTCAACGCCGTATAGTCCAAACAAGTAAGTTAACCAAAGTCATGATTAATAAGATCTAACATAGGGTTATAAACAGGCTCTATTTTTTCTTTTGACGATTCGGTCGTGGTGTTATCACTTTCTTTTTGTAACACGTCTTTTTGAATATCATCTGCAGGAGCCGCTAACGCTTGTTCAGGGGTTTCTTCTTCAGGTAAAACTGCGTTTTCCATAGAGTCTTGATGCAGCTCGAACCCTCTAACGCCTTCGATTAACCACAAGAGCGTTTTATCTACCTCATTACAGCTCACATTGACGCCTAGCCATTCACCTGCATCTGGCTCATAAAAGACTCTCTCTCCTAATAACAAACCGGCCTTAGCATCCACGTCGGTAAATAATGTTTGCAGAGCCTTGATTAAGGACGAATCGAATTGCAACCAGAGGAAATGTCCTCCTTTTGCTGGCATCAAGCTTACTCTATCTGTAAATTCAGCCTCTAATAGCGCTTTTATACTTTCTGACTTCCGCCAAATGGCACGAGTGAAACGATTCAATTTACGAGTAATGTTTTTTCCTAACCCGTAAGACAGTGCGGCTTGCACATTCAATGCAGGCGTCAAGTTAGACACAAAAAGGGCGTCTTTGCAGGCTGCAAACTGACTTCCTAAAAGTGACCACGCCACATCATTACCATAGGAATCAAAATGCTCAAATGCACCAATATAAAAAATACGCCCCTGAGTATCTAACGATTTATAGGTCATCGGGAACTTACCTTTATAGCTTAAGTAAGACACCA includes:
- a CDS encoding amino acid aminotransferase, whose translation is MFAHIPAAPADPILGLNDAYNNDNNPHKINLGVGVYKDEQGNTPILQSVKQAEERLLTEESTKSYLSIEGTETYRQCVQALLFGEDHPILAKKLAHTAHTPGGTGALRVAAEFIKKHLPEATVWVSNPTWANHQAIFQSVGLEVGSYAYYDAATKSLDFESLLASLSQIPEGDVVLFHGCCHNPTGIDPTKEQWQQLAKLCGKQGFLPLFDFAYQGFGVGLEEDAQGLRTFTAQVPEMLIASSFSKNFGLYNERVGALTIVCETSDHANAAFTQIKRAARTNYSNPPAHGASIVSEILSNKVLRSLWEMELQSMRTRIHDMRGLFVSTLRSKGVEQDFSFISKQQGMFSFSGLNPEQVSQLRKQFGIYIVGSGRINVAGMTHENMDPLCSAIAEILNQS
- a CDS encoding DsbA family protein — translated: MSATLIYCYDPMCSWCWGFKPTWTALQKALQPMIESKEILIDYMLGGLAVDSNEPMPMPMQTMLHGTWERISDQLGTEFNFNFWTECQPRRSTYPACRACFVARDQNLEAEMVLAIQEAYYLKAKNPSDVDTLSDCAEHIGLNPIEFQKAMQHTKDQGLLEKEISSARSLGLNSFPSLAVLKGDKLTHIQIDYKDPMTMLNNIKAAIQPTPR